Proteins encoded together in one Leptidea sinapis chromosome 43, ilLepSina1.1, whole genome shotgun sequence window:
- the LOC126977142 gene encoding serine protease inhibitor dipetalogastin-like, whose amino-acid sequence MSQQKVRELIKNNQEPILVVNNGTCSESCICSFIYQPVCGSDGKTYSNTCQLECRNKELIKNNQNPISVISNGTCPEPCIYTTDYVPVCGSDGKTYSNICQLECRNKELYNNNQQQISVVSNSTCTDACVCTKDYAPVCGSDNKTYANECQLICHNKEKEKNNQQQVTKIRDGNCLENCICPFIYKPICGSDGKTYGNDCELGCENIKSKLHPIIKIKDGVCTEQCVCLEIYQPVCGSDGKTYSSVCKLDCKNKDLLAMGQSPINVVSNSTCDKMPCSCPTIYQPICGSDNKTYRNGCDFLCYNTELQKQGKSLITKVSDSECVEICICPETNAPVCGSDGNTYKNECQLLCKNKEIEPDQEPIYIEYNGPCDDSCICPAVIQPVCGSDGQTYANECELNCESIILARVGLSPLTIFDNQPCKKSCNCYDSIIPVCGTDGKSYKNICMLRCSNINSQSSDGPTIRLHYSGGCRGCQCNRKNNLVCGSDGNTYSNICWLNCESFRLQTFGRHPIAVVHKGRCGVCSCTEDYDPVCASDRNTYQNRCFVGCENKIRKSQKRCLLSIVHQGRCLNLGHYNCNECPLLYRPVCGNNNKTYWNSCWLFCSQNNILTGNILSMRTQKIGPC is encoded by the exons ATGAGCCAACAAAAAGTGAG agaattaataaaaaataaccaaGAACCTATCTTAGTGGTCAATAATGGAACGTGTTCAGAGAGTTGTATATGTTCATTCATTTATCAACCAGTTTGTGGGAGCGATGGAAAGACATATTCAAACACATGTCAACTAGAATGTCGAAACAaggaattgataaaaaataaccaaaatCCCATCTCAGTAATAAGTAATGGAACATGTCCTGAAC CTTGTATATATACAACTGATTACGTTCCAGTTTGTGGGAGTGATGGAAAGACATATTCAAATATATGTCAAC TGGAATGTCGAAACAAagaattatataacaataatcaaCAACAAATCTCTGTAGTGAGTAATAGTACTTGCACTGATGCATGCGTGTGTACAAAAGACTATGCACCAGTATGTGGAAGTGATAATAAGACATACGCTAATGAATGCCAATTAATATGCcataataaagaaaaagaaaagaataaCCAACAGCAAGTTACTAAAATACGCGATGGAAATTGTCTGGAAAATTGTATTTGTCCATTTATATACAAACCAATTTGTGGTAGTGATGGGAAAACATACGGAAATGATTGCGAGCTCGGTTGtgagaacataaaatcaaaactacatcctataataaaaatcaaagaTGGGGTATGTACCGAACAATGTGTATGTTTAGAAATCTATCAGCCTGTGTGTGGTAGTGATGGAAAAACTTATAGCAGCGTATGTAAACTGGACTGCAAAAATAAAGATTTGTTAGCGATGGGTCAATCACCAATCAATGTCGTTAGCAATAGCACCTGTGATAAAATGCCTTGTTCATGTCCCACAATTTACCAACCTATTTGCGGAAGTGACAACAAAACCTATAGAAATGGCTGTGATTTCTTATGCTACAATACTGAATTACAAAAACAAGGTAAATCTCTTATAACAAAAGTAAGTGATTCTGAATGTGTGGAAATTTGCATTTGCCCTGAAACAAATGCACCTGTGTGTGGCAGTGATGGAAACACATACAAAAACGAATGTCaacttttatgtaaaaataaagagaTTGAACCGGATCAAGAACCtatttatattgaatataatgGACCATGCGATGATAGTTGTATTTGCCCTGCTGTAATACAGCCTGTGTGTGGTAGTGATGGACAAACATACGCAAACGAATGTGAATTGAATTGTGAAAGTATAATTCTTGCGCGTGTCGGCCTATCACCTCTTACCATATTTGATAACCAACCATGTAAAAAGTCGTGCAATTGCTACGATTCAATAATTCCTGTTTGTGGAACCGATGGAAAATCTTATAAGAATATTTGTATGTTACGCTGTTCCAATATAAACAGTCAATCTTCAGATGGACCAACAATAAGACTGCATTACAGCGGAGGCTGTCGAGGATGTCAGTGTAACAGAAAAAATAACTTGGTATGTGGGAGCGATGGAAATACTTATAGTAATATATGCTGGCTGAATTGTGAAAGTTTTAGACTGCAAACATTTGGAAGACATCCTATAGCTGTTGTTCATAAAGGTCGCTGTGGTGTATGCTCCTGTACTGAAGATTATGATCCTGTTTGTGCCAGTGACCGAAACACGTACCAGAATAGATGTTTCGTTGgatgtgaaaataaaattagaaagaGCCAAAAGAGATGCCTTCTAAGTATTGTACATCAAGGACGTTGTTTAAATTTAGGTCATTATAATTGCAACGAATGTCCATTACTTTACCGGCCTGTATGTGGTAACAACAACAAAACGTATTGGAATTCATGCTGGTTATTCTGCAgtcaaaataacatattaactgGAAACATTTTATCTATGAGAACTCAAAAAATCGGTCCATGTTaa
- the LOC126977091 gene encoding serine protease inhibitor dipetalogastin — protein MSIVIGLHIFSFLATLNTLTAQTLVSPIIIFPCDYEQYNPVCGSDDITYMNDCILQYTSNVYQNLKIIKSHDGECSSCICQPVNLPVCTLEGLTYANECELGCDNIKRIQDNKPILYLAYRSSCLGSSAGCTDIAAPVCGSDDVLYRNKCVLDTASAYYRKKGLPEIKLKNNGACLDGCLCPTDKQPTCGSDGYLYDNPCFLACKNKKYSYSANSIIKIVDSSVCESCICNTIHSPVCGSDGKIYDNPCKLNCEANRRGDTTLVVVSFNKCSECYCTDEESPVCGTDLKTYQNDCLLRCESEANGGKVSVY, from the exons ATGA GCATCGTGATTggtttacatatattttctTTCCTTGCGACTTTAAATACTTTGACTGCTCAAACTCTTGTTTcaccaattattatttttccatGTGATTATGAACAATATAACCCCGTTTGTGGTTCTGATGATATAACCTATATGAATGATTGCATCCTGCAATACACTAGTAATGTATatcaaaatttgaaaataatcaaatCCCATGATGGAGAATGTTCTAGTTGTATCTGTCAACCAGTAAATCTACCAGTGTGTACACTAGAAGGTCTCACCTATGCAAATGAATGTGAATTAGGTTGCGATAATATCAAACGTATTCAAGACAATAAACCAATCCTATACCTCGCATATAGATCTTCTTGCTTAGGTTCATCTGCTGGTTGTACTGATATAGCAGCTCCAGTTTGCGGTTCAGATGATGTTCTATACAGAAACAAATGTGTCCTCGATACCGCCAGCGCTTATTATAGAAAGAAAGGCCTACCAgagatcaaattaaaaaataatggtgCCTGTTTAGATGGCTGTCTATGTCCAACTGATAAACAACCAACTTGTGGAAGCGATGGATACTTGTATGATAATCCATGCTTTTTagcttgtaaaaataaaaagtacagtTATTCAGCAAATTCAATCATAAAAATCGTTGATTCAAGTGTCTGCGAAAGTTGTATTTGTAACACCATCCATAGCCCAGTGTGTGGTAGCGATGGAAAAATATATGACAACCCATGTAAACTAAATTGTGAAGCAAATCGAAGGGGAGATACTACTTTAGTAGttgtaagttttaataaatgttCAGAATGTTATTGTACAGACGAAGAAAGTCCAGTTTGCGGTACGGATCTGAAAACATATCAGAATGACTGTTTATTGAGATGTGAGAGCGAGGCAAATGGAGGAAAAGTTAGCGTTTATTAA